ACAGTATTCTCCCCTCCAAGGGTTTCTGATGGTTTCATCACTACTCGTTAACTTTCTCTGCCCCCCTTTTGCTCTCTGTCTGCAACTCACACATGCCGTataaggaacacacacacacacacacacacacacacacacacacacacacacacacacacgcacacacgcacacacacacacacacacacacacacacacactcctacacaAGCTGTCAGAAATCACAAAGACATGCTGCTTCCTCGCCTGCTCCGATGATAATTTTGATCACTTCAAGGGAGGAAGCGCTTTTCAAAACTCATCAGAAAATTAATTACACAAAACATGGGGAAGTCTCATCTGAGAGCTTTTCAGGTTTCAAGTAGTATcgaaaggaaaaacaacaccaGCTCCAGACTAATGGAAacccacacttttttttatttgtttttttttttaacatttattgtttttggcaGGGCAGTGGCTCAGCAGGGGGCTGCGTGCCctcacagagagaaggaacTAGCTCTGATTCACGGTCGCTTCTGTCACTCTCACCATGTTTCCAGTCCCTGTGGTTTTCAGGCCAAAGACTGGACCGGAGACTAAACTGCCCATGTGGAAGAGTGAGGAGGCCTGCTGTGAGTGCAGGAAGGCAGCCACCATGATGCACTGTGTGGTACATTATGAGCAAGCTAACACATTTTATGATaaggttttgttgttaaagCACTGTGTTGTAATGCTAATGATGTATGCTGCTGGTAGTTTGAATCACATTAAGCTCTATGGAGAAATGATGGTGTTTAGATAGCAGGcctcctgcttctctgctcctgtGGAAAGCCCTGCTCAGCGTATTGCAGTGTTTTCATCTGCAAAAGGCTTTAAGGCACTGGCTACTGTAAATCACAATTACAAAGGCAGCCACCCAAGTAAGGCATTAGGGTGAATATCAAGTAGCAGCGTGTATGTAAAGGGGCTGGATAATTGCTGCTTGAGCTGCTGGTGCATCAGTCTAAAACACTGCAAAATTATGTAATAGAGAAATAGCAAAAGTTTAAGAGGCTACAGAGGCCACACAACAATGTTAgaaaagtatatatataatCATTTCCAACCACATTCCCCAGTTTAACAGTCCTGAACAAGCTGTAGCTCAAAGGTATGGATGGGTAGcaaaattaattgaaaaaagacaatgaaaaaagaCAATCGATTGGGAACCACTGGACTGATCTACTTAACTATAAAGTAGAACTACAGTTGTGAGAAAAAGTgaattaactggttttctgcattaatgtgacataaaatcagatctgatcttcatctaagtcacaacaatagacaaacacaatgtgcttaagctgatagcacacacacaattctaGTGTTGTTACTGAACACACCCATCAAAGATTCACAGtgctggaaaaaaaattaagtgaaCCCTTGGGGTCCATAGCTGGTTGAGCCTTCTATGGCAGCAGTAACTTCAAGCAAGCACTTTCAGTAGCTTTGGATCAGACCAGGAGGATTTTGGACCAGCCGACTGACTGCACCATAGTGCTGAGTATTCTTCCCAAACAATCCAACTTTTGTTTCAGCCCACAAAACACTGTCCCAGTGGCACTGCAGATTGCTAAGGTGATCTTTGGCAAACTTCAGGGcacagcaatgttttttttttttttttcttcctccatcaTGTTCTGCCATGGACGCCCTGCCTGTTCAAAGACTTACATTTGGGCCACAGTACTAAAGTGTCTCCATTTATAGGCAGTTTGTCTAACTGTGGACTGACTGATGCCTAAACACTTTGAGATGACTTTGCAGATCAACTACTCTTGATCATCTGTTTTCAGAGATAGGTCTAAACCCCTGCTCCAAACCCATTTTATTAACTGGACTCCAGGTGAGCAAACTACTGACTCTATTTAGCTTTGGTTGaagtaattacattttttctccagcactgtgaatgtttaattgGTATGTTCAAAAAACACATGAGAAATTAGACTTGTGTGTTATCAGCTCaagcatgttgtgtttgtttattgttgtgatTTAGATAAAGATTAGATCCCATCTTATGTCACATTAATGAAGGAAATCACTTAATTCCAAGGGGTTCACATACTGTAGCTCCACCTCAACAGGATACACTATTATGTTGTTTACACATTAATGGATCAGTAGTGACACTGACATTGTACTATATAATAATATCAGCCACACTGATCATATTTCTGTGGATCGAGTACATTTACTTTTAGCTGATTTAtgtaaaataagaataaatgtaTCTAGCATTCAAAAACCCCAAATCTATCACTGCATAAATATAAAGACCTGGGTCTTGACTTTTGTTGGTTAGtaagagcaaagaaaaacaaagtgaccTTGCTCCAGGACACTAGAATTTAGAGCAGTGCCTCACAACAAAATATCTATGGCAACAGATGCCAACTTAACATCTGAGCCACAGTCCTAAAGAGAGGCTCATCCTAACTTATGACCACAAGGGACAGTTACATAAGGTCCCAcaagaatttaaaatatattgtggtcttaataaatgcagacacacacattaaagaGAGATTAGCATCTGTGAGAGTAAACCCAAGAGCAGGAGGAAATGATTAAGCATGGTGATTTTTGCACATACTTGGTTTCATTTCACTGCTCAATGCAAATGTTAACATGCAAATACAGCTCCCAAGGAGAACAAGGAGATTAGAAAATGTCTCTATAGCAATGAGTTTTATTTACACAATGATGAAAATCTGCTTACATtattgtggggttttttttttccatattataATTTGATTTACAAAAGTCTCTCAGAGTGATTAGACTCTAGTCTTAAGAAAAAGTTccaaaaatcatattttctaTGGTCCTCTTAACAGAGCTTGTGTAAAATATCAATCACTGATTCAATTTCTGAGCAGGGCTTTATAGATGTACACATACTCCCTTTGATATTCTACTTAGCTGGTGGATTGGTTTACTGATGTACTGAAAGAGTGTGAGACTACCACTAcctgtgttttttcacaaaCCAAGTCTCCAGGTGTCAGCAGGGGTCTGGGTGTGGACCTCCCCTCAATGTCCACAGGGAGCGCCCTCTCACTGTCCCAGGAGTGTGAGCGCTGTATCTTGCCCTGACGCTGAGCCCTCCGTCCTCCGTCCTGATTACGACCTCCTTCTTCACGACACCTGCTGCTCCTGCCCAGCTCTGGCAGGCCTGCTTGTGCTGATGGATCACTCAGGGACAGCGTCTGGAGCAGACTCCTGGGGGTGTCATACCACAATTTGAGGAGGCTGGGAATCTGGTACTCCTCGCTGTGCCTACGAGATGCACAAGAGTTAGACTTGGACGtgcaggaggaggtggtggtagCAGCAGAACTGTGCTCTGAGTTAAATACGGACTGAAAAGggaaaggaggaggtgaagaagtgGGGGGAGGGccatgaggaggaggaagaggaggacttGGCAGACGGGCCTCGGAGCCAAACTCCTCTGCTCCTTCCTGGCTGGCCATCTCCAAACTCTCCGTACATGAGGAGAAGCTCCCTGAGTAAGACGACTGACTGCCTGTCGCTATCCCAATCCCAATCCCACTGTCCAATGAGCTCTGTCGTCCACTGTCATGGAGACCACGAGTTTGAAGCTGGGCAGAAGATGGCCGGGTCCCAGAACCAGCCATCAGAGCAGCATAAAGCCGGTCATCTGAGCCGGTCAAGGCCTTCGGTGTGCAGGAGCTTGACGCTGTCTCGCTGGAGAGGTGTGATCTTGATAATGGCTCCACCCAAAACGAGTGTCTGGTTCCATAGCTTGTATCTGATtggctggaggaggagctggagatgCTGCTGTGATCGTCCCCGGCAACAGATGTGCTGCTGCTATAAGTAGAAGCTGAAGAGGGCGGGAAAGTTgttaaaaactgataaaaattaTTTACTGATCAATCTGCACAGATAAACACTGAAATGCAACCAGAAGGTGTAGAAAACTCCTACATACAGGACATTTAGTTAGTAATTTATAAATTATGCCTTTAATTTGGCTCTGAGtacaaaaagtacattttatgtGTGAAATCAATTTTCAACTAACTGCTCTCATTTACTACAGTTCAAGTTGAGGGCACAAAGATTTTCTCCCCCAAACTCTCTCTGCACTTAGTGACTCATGAGACCTCTAACTATACTGAGCTTCATGTTTCAGACTAATATACTCCAAAAGTTCTAACTCAAACGTTCAAAGAATAATCTCAGGAATATAAGCCATTGATTAAACCCATGTGGGGACAGAAGGCAAGTAAACCAATGCATACAGGGTGCAATGGTAAGAAACTCATCAAATCTCAAAAGAATACGCATCAACATGTGAGCACCCTAAGATAACGTATAGTCCCTCTGACACATTGCAGAGTGATCATGTGCTAAATGCTGGTTACTGATATAGAAACTCATGTGATGTTTATAGAGAAATGCACCTGTGCTGCTCGCCAGGCTGCACTGAGACAACATGCTGAGTCTTTTCTCCAGCTCCGACGCCTCCTGGCTGATTCGTTCCTCTGCTGAGGCAGGGTCAGCACTGGGATCTGTTGTTTGtacataccacacacacacgcacacgcacacacacagacacagacacacacacacacacagacacaaggcaCTATCATAAAGACACGGTGGGAATGAAGCCACTACACAGGTGGATGAGCAAAACTGATAATGTTACAATATAATTTCACTTTTACATTTAACTACCATTTTACATAAATCAGTTCAGTGTGGAAAAAGAATCTTCTGATAGACTAAATGTTTAAGAGTGAAGCTCAGCACAGAGTCAGTCTCAAGGTCTATAATCACCACTAGATACAATACATTGTTTATCCCAGAGGCTATGTAATGCAGCTGCTGAGCTGTGTTGAATGTGTTACATATTTCTTCAGTGATACAATTTTTCATTCTGTAAAATGTAGGCTGATGTGTATAAAGtcaaataatgataaaaatatgatacactgaattaatattaatataatttatagaCAGTTGAGTGCTACTTTATGCAACTGACTCTCATCGAAATGTCTGACATGAGTGTGTCTCCAACTGTTACACCAGCTTGTAAATTTAACATGTCCCAGAGGAGGTTATAGGTTGGACCTATCAATTTGGAGCATCAATTTAATGTAAAACTCTGCCAATTACACACTTAATTCCTGCTATAAATACAccctgtgtgctgctgtgccAGTATGTAGTGGGTCAGAGCGTTTGTTTGTGTATAGGTGTCAAAAACCTAACCCCTGGATCTCTGCCTCTGGACTGCAGCAGCTACCGCTAACGTGCAGATGCCAAGTTTCTTCACTACGCTATGTGAGGTGTCAGCTAACATTTGCTAACGTTGCTAGTCTATGCTAATTATATCTGCTGCACAGTACTGAATGTCGTGGGGTTACAGGGGGGCCCAGAGCACATTGACGCCGGTTGGCTGACACTAGAATAAAGGTTGCACAGAAGCTAAAGTTTACCTCTGGTCACTTTCAACCTGGATGCTGTTCATCCACCCCCCCATCAGTCCAATTCTGGCCCAACTCTCCTTCACCTATACATCTGTAGCACctgtatttgtctgtttcatCCCCTCCTATAGGAATTTACATATTAATGCTGACTGACTAATACAATAAATGTATAGATCTAAATATATGATCAGTACATGGATCTAAGTTACAGCAGCAATAGctcatgtaaaataaaagtgctCATTAGGTGGAACAAAGGCAATGGTGGGCACTGCCATCTTTATGTATCATACTTTGTCAGTTGATCATATGTGTTGTGTTAAATTGGTAAATCTGGAAAGGATCTACAATTTTAAAAGTATAATATTGCCCTCTGAAATTAGCTGATgagcagaaaaagaaagcagattGCTTCAGGCTGCCCAGTGGAGTATTGAATCATTTATAGTGCCGTGGAGAAACAGCTGTTGTCACATCCCTGATATGTTTTCTGTGTAAGTATTTCCTGTTCAGCTTACAACCCTTCTGTTCCCATATTTGTGGTCTCAGAAAGACTACGAAAATAACAGcacacagatcacacacaaacatacgaCCCTGAATGCACATAATGACCTTCAGGACTTTAAGTAtgtggtgtttctgtttctgcatgGTGCCTGacacaaatactaaatattCACACCAAATAGGCAGTAGACCTTTATAAGTCACACACCAAAGTGTCTCAGTGTTTAGTTCAGAGCAGTGGGcctcatttgtcatttttactagtgtggataaaacagcaaaattcCTATATCCATTGTACAGTTATAATTGCACACCTCCCTGCTTGGTTTTTTGGTATGTCTTTCTTTGCATATATGCGTTTTAATGCAAGCACATGTATGTTCACCTGGCAGTGAAGGTCTCAGGCCATGCACGGCCCTGCTGGGGGCGATGCCCCTGACAATGCAGTCAAAGAGGAAACTGATCTGTTCTCCTTCTGAACAGGACAAGAAGAAAACACCAGCCCCTGGAAGATGgatagacagaaagagaaagtcaGTATGTATGATGGATGAttcaaaaaaaaagatgataaaggtgaaagaaatgaagaaatgcaaaaaacaCCATTAATCAGTTATGCCATCATAGTTAAATTAAGTTGACACTATGGCAGATGTTGAAATATGGagtaaaattaatttttgaACAAGGCCAAACAATATTCATTGGGATTCAGAAGACTGCTGTAAAGGCAAGGCTGCTCTTTGAGGCAGCAACaacccttttatttttttacataaaacttCTATCAGTCCAATCCCTTCTCTACTATCAAGCCCACGCAGAGCTAGGATtctgtgaaaaaacacacacaaaaaaagaaatttcaacAACTCACATAGTGGGGATATTAAAAAGCAACCACAAAATAAGAGTAGAGCTGTGTTGACAATATTCCTAGGAACGATAACATTTGAGTCTGTATTGAGTACTGCTAGTCAGTaaaggtttttttaaaatgtaatttctaagTAACTAATTAATAAAACTGGTGTTTTCCTTATATAATGGACCCCAGTTAGAACTTTACAATACAGCAGCTTTGTATTTTAAAGACAGTGAATATTAGATACTTTCCATTGAGAACACTTCAACCtcaatcaattcaatttatttgtatagtgcatcacaataaaaatacctcaaggcactttgcaTAGAaagcccaacaaatcccttaagaCCGAGCGCTTAGagacagtagagaggaaaaactttgAACGGAagaaaaactccagcagaaccgcACTTAGTTTGACcctctgcctcaaccggttggggtgagtagaTACAGCAacactaaaaaacaaatgaacaccGTGCAGGTTTGGTGGGGCCGGTTTAAAACGAGTCAGGCTCGAGAACGTGCGGAATATGAAACAAATTCTTCCAAACCTATTACaaacaataacagcaacatTTTAAGGATCATGTTACTTCTTGTCATAATGTTAAAACTATATGCCATGCATATGAAGCATGAAGCATTTctaaagtggaaaaaaaaaaaaaaaaaaaacattcatagtTTTACACGTAATTGTGTAGCTTCAGGGGATTCACGTTTAATCATGTACACATCAGAAGGTTGCCTTTATGAGTCTGAATTCTTAGACCACTCTTAGATGTGGGTCATAAACTTCATTTTAGCACAATATATTCATGAAACTACTGAGCAGGTCTTTTAAAACCAGCAGTCAGCCACTTACTGTGTGTCTTACTGGTGATGTAGTGATCCTGAAACACAATAACAGGTTAGTGGATTATAGAGCTCAGTGTTGTTATCTAAGTAGTGGTGAGTGTTATTTATGATGGTGATGTCTTTTGAAAACACCACAGGTAAATTAGTGTGGTCAGCAGGCTACACAAAACTGCACataatgatataataataataattcaaacaTTAAAAGTTGCTGTTTGCTCATCATTGGTGACACTAGTGGAATCAGTGACAGTGGGTGGACAATTGAGTGAGACTGGCTCTCTAATGAAATTGCCTATGAAGCCAGTGTGGTATAACCTGagcaaataaaatgcaaacatcTGCTCTTTGCTTGGATGAGGATAGGATTCAGGGACGCTTTGAGTTAAGGTGCCAAGAATAGTTTCCAACTTTCAATGTCATAAGAACTAATCTGCCTTTGTTCTGGGTTCAACTTGCTaagacctttctgtgtggattttctctaGGCGCTGCTGTTTCTTCCCACATGacattaaacacacagataTTTTCATGCCGCCCTCAACATTAGGAGGAAAAGAGTATTGTTAGATTTCTACCAGAGGAAGGACTCATCACCTCTATGGGTCACAGGCTGGTCCTCAAGGTCCCTGCTCAGTAACAGATGCAGGgtgtggacaaaataatagtaGCACTATAGAATCTGATTCTATCCtcaacaaaatatgttttgcagaatataagagaaagaaaaagaaaacgaACCTACAGGTTACAACCTGGAACAGCTACAACTACACAACAGCTTCAAGTCATCATTAGAAAATCCACAGAACCCCAGAGGGAAACATCTGGCTCTTCAGCTGCTATATTCTCCATGGTGTTCACCATCTAGTCGCTGAATATATCTTTCTGTCGTTCAGTGCTGGACAGGTAGCGTACAGAGGGTTTATCAGAGCCTTTCAATTAAATAACAGCTGCCTGCTATGACAGTcgtgagcaaaaaaaaaaaaaacaaagactgtaGGCCAGAAAAGTAAACTAAAAGCTTTGCAAAGCTGAAGAGAACCACAGAGATACATTAATTTGGTAGTTTCTCCCCACCATCGATCTCTTTCACACTACACAGAGTCAGTCCATTGAGTTTATATCTAAAATAGCTGATTACAGCTGCTTTAAAGTTTACAAGTGTAAGCATAACTCAGAGTTGTTATTTGCAAATGTGGAACTGTCAGGTTTAGAGACTCATAAGTGATTTCATCAAAATATTTGCCA
This genomic window from Mastacembelus armatus chromosome 1, fMasArm1.2, whole genome shotgun sequence contains:
- the dok7b gene encoding protein Dok-7 isoform X5, which translates into the protein MTDTVVAEGQVKFREGKKWKTRWVVLRKPSPVADCLSLLVYKEKKKGKEKASSHKERLNVMLEGICGVEPGPGYDGVSYTLSILCLARTLVLGFTSRDALLAWDARVCYSLGEVHRFSVNVEPGTKLESGPACLHLCNNLLVLTRGLPPVITGHWKLSALRRYGAVPNGFVFEGGTRCGYWAGVFFLSCSEGEQISFLFDCIVRGIAPSRAVHGLRPSLPDPSADPASAEERISQEASELEKRLSMLSQCSLASSTASTYSSSTSVAGDDHSSISSSSSSQSDTSYGTRHSFWVEPLSRSHLSSETASSSCTPKALTGSDDRLYAALMAGSGTRPSSAQLQTRGLHDSGRQSSLDSGIGIGIATGSQSSYSGSFSSCTESLEMASQEGAEEFGSEARLPSPPLPPPHGPPPTSSPPPFPFQSVFNSEHSSAATTTSSCTSKSNSCASRRHSEEYQIPSLLKLWYDTPRSLLQTLSLSDPSAQAGLPELGRSSRCREEGGRNQDGGRRAQRQGKIQRSHSWDSERALPVDIEGRSTPRPLLTPGDLVCEKTQYCHGVNYITPEQWRSARNGGLTQITTSPTGLSPSEDTQDRPVCVREKHVVFGEAGMFQSPHEAPQSVTGLRSDSTVNYVNIPISALPAKTNSELLYMELDLREPSSARVSSPHSAVREEGSSTYAKLDITAMAQRVGAEHVQGREGRLSQLENRWEGSPN